One Drosophila willistoni isolate 14030-0811.24 chromosome XL unlocalized genomic scaffold, UCI_dwil_1.1 Seg142, whole genome shotgun sequence genomic region harbors:
- the LOC6653051 gene encoding RILP-like protein homolog isoform X1 → MPGFHVNEMGEMVLTSIDDIGVVDVYDLASDIGKEYERIMDRFGTDAVSVLMPKIINTLELLEALATKNERENATIQDLRDKIAQLESEKLEKAEFRRRFEKELELIEEQWRSETNELVDLVSSLQDENKRLVKQTQDLQSSSAQSSGLGASLTESIISMTNNELHSSLSDTQVLQRLKEQIYKQRSELKQRECELQDKFSELEHLNIQAERLKASERDTRRRHKLMQAQVKNLCEERADFLAQLQDQSREINQLRKRLGLAEKENEDLVQSYDEDQNDPNRPRYTTRELKELISERDELLTTIDSLNEQLAELKPSSRVKDKRLRSISSSDDSVKDDHVENKENENDEPGDGVELKVPATGETPPGHDAPVQGPLPYEPDDAPWKKSSESGIRKFFRKLFSDPSDGTNTFPKRSLATLSKMALSATPGTSSGEVANCCSYLLLPFAMFYTLAISVLRLSCTYLIYTLYCCTRLIISCYKLFK, encoded by the exons ATGCCCGGCTTCCATGTTAATGAAATGGGCGAAATGGTTTTAACGtccatcgatgatatcggcgtCGTGGATGTCTACGATCTGGCCTCAGATATAGGCAAGGAATATGAACGGATTATGGATCGCTTTGGCACGGATGCTGTCAGTGTCCTGATGCCCAAGATAATCAATACTTTAGAATTGCTTGAGGCTTTAGCAACTAAAAACGAACGTGAAAATGCTACCATACAGGATTTACGTGACAAAATTGCCCAACTGGAAAGTGAGAAGCTAGAAAAGGCGGAATTTCGTCGACGTTTTGAAAAAGAGTTAGAATTGATTGAAGAGCAGTGGCGCAGTGAGACCAATGAGCTGGTTGATTTAGTCTCATCGCTGCAGGATGAGAACAAGCGGCTAGTAAAACAGACACAGGACTTGCAATCTTCTTCAGCACAAAGTTCTGGCTTAGGGGCTAGTCTGACGGAGAGCATTATTTCTATGACTAACAATGAGTTGCACAGTAGCTTGTCAGATACTCAAGTTTTGCAGCGCCTCAAGGAGCAAATTTACAAACAACGAAGTGAACTAAAGCAGCGTGAATGCGAACTGCAAGACAAGTTCAGCGAGCTGGAGCAT CTTAATATCCAGGCTGAACGCCTAAAGGCTTCTGAGCGAGACACGAGACGCCGTCACAAACTAATGCAAGCTCAGGTAAAAAACTTGTGTGAAGAGCGAGCTGATTTTTTAGCCCAACTGCAGGATCAGTCTCGGGAAATCAATCAATTGCGTAAACGTCTTGGCCTGGCTGAGAAGGAAAACGAGGATCTGGTTCAGTCTTATGATGAGGATCAAAATGATCCTAATCGGCCTCGATACACGACACGTGAGCTCAAAGAGCTTATCAGCGAACGAGACGAGTTACTTACTACAATTGATAGCCTCAATGAGCAACTGGCCGAACTGAAGCCTTCAAGCCGAGTGAAGGACAAACGTTTGCGTTCAATTTCAAGCTCTGATGACAGCGTTAAAGATGACCACGtggaaaacaaagaaaatgaaaatgacgAACCGGGTGATGGTGTTGAACTCAAAGTACCCGCTACGGGTGAAAC GCCGCCTGGTCATGATGCACCCGTTCAAGGACCTTTGCCCTATGAGCCAGATGATGCACCCTGGAAAAAAAGTTCGGAGTCGGGCATACGAAAATT TTTCCGTAAACTGTTCTCGGATCCATCGGATGGCACTAATACATTTCCAAAACGTTCCTTAGCGACGCTCTCCAAAATGGCTTTATCAGCCACACCGGGCACTAGTTCAGGCGAGGTTGCGAA TTGTTGCAGTTATCTATTGCTGCCTTTTGCTATGTTTTATACGCTCGCTATTTCTGTCCTTCGTTTAAGCTGTACATATCTTATCTATACACTATATTGCTGTACCCGCCTAATAATAAGTTGttataaactttttaaataa
- the LOC6653051 gene encoding RILP-like protein homolog isoform X2 yields the protein MPGFHVNEMGEMVLTSIDDIGVVDVYDLASDIGKEYERIMDRFGTDAVSVLMPKIINTLELLEALATKNERENATIQDLRDKIAQLESEKLEKAEFRRRFEKELELIEEQWRSETNELVDLVSSLQDENKRLVKQTQDLQSSSAQSSGLGASLTESIISMTNNELHSSLSDTQVLQRLKEQIYKQRSELKQRECELQDKFSELEHLNIQAERLKASERDTRRRHKLMQAQVKNLCEERADFLAQLQDQSREINQLRKRLGLAEKENEDLVQSYDEDQNDPNRPRYTTRELKELISERDELLTTIDSLNEQLAELKPSSRVKDKRLRSISSSDDSVKDDHVENKENENDEPGDGVELKVPATGETPPGHDAPVQGPLPYEPDDAPWKKSSESGIRKFFRKLFSDPSDGTNTFPKRSLATLSKMALSATPGTSSGEVANWKKALTRTNVAMYISTMPTDHHKG from the exons ATGCCCGGCTTCCATGTTAATGAAATGGGCGAAATGGTTTTAACGtccatcgatgatatcggcgtCGTGGATGTCTACGATCTGGCCTCAGATATAGGCAAGGAATATGAACGGATTATGGATCGCTTTGGCACGGATGCTGTCAGTGTCCTGATGCCCAAGATAATCAATACTTTAGAATTGCTTGAGGCTTTAGCAACTAAAAACGAACGTGAAAATGCTACCATACAGGATTTACGTGACAAAATTGCCCAACTGGAAAGTGAGAAGCTAGAAAAGGCGGAATTTCGTCGACGTTTTGAAAAAGAGTTAGAATTGATTGAAGAGCAGTGGCGCAGTGAGACCAATGAGCTGGTTGATTTAGTCTCATCGCTGCAGGATGAGAACAAGCGGCTAGTAAAACAGACACAGGACTTGCAATCTTCTTCAGCACAAAGTTCTGGCTTAGGGGCTAGTCTGACGGAGAGCATTATTTCTATGACTAACAATGAGTTGCACAGTAGCTTGTCAGATACTCAAGTTTTGCAGCGCCTCAAGGAGCAAATTTACAAACAACGAAGTGAACTAAAGCAGCGTGAATGCGAACTGCAAGACAAGTTCAGCGAGCTGGAGCAT CTTAATATCCAGGCTGAACGCCTAAAGGCTTCTGAGCGAGACACGAGACGCCGTCACAAACTAATGCAAGCTCAGGTAAAAAACTTGTGTGAAGAGCGAGCTGATTTTTTAGCCCAACTGCAGGATCAGTCTCGGGAAATCAATCAATTGCGTAAACGTCTTGGCCTGGCTGAGAAGGAAAACGAGGATCTGGTTCAGTCTTATGATGAGGATCAAAATGATCCTAATCGGCCTCGATACACGACACGTGAGCTCAAAGAGCTTATCAGCGAACGAGACGAGTTACTTACTACAATTGATAGCCTCAATGAGCAACTGGCCGAACTGAAGCCTTCAAGCCGAGTGAAGGACAAACGTTTGCGTTCAATTTCAAGCTCTGATGACAGCGTTAAAGATGACCACGtggaaaacaaagaaaatgaaaatgacgAACCGGGTGATGGTGTTGAACTCAAAGTACCCGCTACGGGTGAAAC GCCGCCTGGTCATGATGCACCCGTTCAAGGACCTTTGCCCTATGAGCCAGATGATGCACCCTGGAAAAAAAGTTCGGAGTCGGGCATACGAAAATT TTTCCGTAAACTGTTCTCGGATCCATCGGATGGCACTAATACATTTCCAAAACGTTCCTTAGCGACGCTCTCCAAAATGGCTTTATCAGCCACACCGGGCACTAGTTCAGGCGAGGTTGCGAA
- the LOC6653051 gene encoding RILP-like protein homolog isoform X3 has protein sequence MPGFHVNEMGEMVLTSIDDIGVVDVYDLASDIGKEYERIMDRFGTDAVSVLMPKIINTLELLEALATKNERENATIQDLRDKIAQLESEKLEKAEFRRRFEKELELIEEQWRSETNELVDLVSSLQDENKRLVKQTQDLQSSSAQSSGLGASLTESIISMTNNELHSSLSDTQVLQRLKEQIYKQRSELKQRECELQDKFSELEHLNIQAERLKASERDTRRRHKLMQAQVKNLCEERADFLAQLQDQSREINQLRKRLGLAEKENEDLVQSYDEDQNDPNRPRYTTRELKELISERDELLTTIDSLNEQLAELKPSSRVKDKRLRSISSSDDSVKDDHVENKENENDEPGDGVELKVPATGETPPGHDAPVQGPLPYEPDDAPWKKSSESGIRKFFRKLFSDPSDGTNTFPKRSLATLSKMALSATPGTSSGEVAK, from the exons ATGCCCGGCTTCCATGTTAATGAAATGGGCGAAATGGTTTTAACGtccatcgatgatatcggcgtCGTGGATGTCTACGATCTGGCCTCAGATATAGGCAAGGAATATGAACGGATTATGGATCGCTTTGGCACGGATGCTGTCAGTGTCCTGATGCCCAAGATAATCAATACTTTAGAATTGCTTGAGGCTTTAGCAACTAAAAACGAACGTGAAAATGCTACCATACAGGATTTACGTGACAAAATTGCCCAACTGGAAAGTGAGAAGCTAGAAAAGGCGGAATTTCGTCGACGTTTTGAAAAAGAGTTAGAATTGATTGAAGAGCAGTGGCGCAGTGAGACCAATGAGCTGGTTGATTTAGTCTCATCGCTGCAGGATGAGAACAAGCGGCTAGTAAAACAGACACAGGACTTGCAATCTTCTTCAGCACAAAGTTCTGGCTTAGGGGCTAGTCTGACGGAGAGCATTATTTCTATGACTAACAATGAGTTGCACAGTAGCTTGTCAGATACTCAAGTTTTGCAGCGCCTCAAGGAGCAAATTTACAAACAACGAAGTGAACTAAAGCAGCGTGAATGCGAACTGCAAGACAAGTTCAGCGAGCTGGAGCAT CTTAATATCCAGGCTGAACGCCTAAAGGCTTCTGAGCGAGACACGAGACGCCGTCACAAACTAATGCAAGCTCAGGTAAAAAACTTGTGTGAAGAGCGAGCTGATTTTTTAGCCCAACTGCAGGATCAGTCTCGGGAAATCAATCAATTGCGTAAACGTCTTGGCCTGGCTGAGAAGGAAAACGAGGATCTGGTTCAGTCTTATGATGAGGATCAAAATGATCCTAATCGGCCTCGATACACGACACGTGAGCTCAAAGAGCTTATCAGCGAACGAGACGAGTTACTTACTACAATTGATAGCCTCAATGAGCAACTGGCCGAACTGAAGCCTTCAAGCCGAGTGAAGGACAAACGTTTGCGTTCAATTTCAAGCTCTGATGACAGCGTTAAAGATGACCACGtggaaaacaaagaaaatgaaaatgacgAACCGGGTGATGGTGTTGAACTCAAAGTACCCGCTACGGGTGAAAC GCCGCCTGGTCATGATGCACCCGTTCAAGGACCTTTGCCCTATGAGCCAGATGATGCACCCTGGAAAAAAAGTTCGGAGTCGGGCATACGAAAATT TTTCCGTAAACTGTTCTCGGATCCATCGGATGGCACTAATACATTTCCAAAACGTTCCTTAGCGACGCTCTCCAAAATGGCTTTATCAGCCACACCGGGCACTAGTTCAGGCGAGGTTGCGAA ataa